The Mycobacteriales bacterium genome window below encodes:
- a CDS encoding DMT family transporter has product MQQRAGGAGLALAILSAATFGTSGTFAASLLDAGWSPGAAVTARITVAALVLTVPAVVALRGRWSLLLRSAKTIAAYGLVAVAGCQLFYFNAVAHLSVGVALLLEYLGTIVVVGWLWMRHGQRPRRLTVIGGVIAILGLVLILDLAGAHRLDPIGVLWGLGAAFGLAVYFVLSAHADEPAPPLVVAWGGMSIGAVALIVLGAIGILPMRAPLTDVTLIHHRVSWLVPLLGLSLVAAVIAYVAGIAAARRLGAKLASFVGLTEVVCAVLFAWLLLGQVPAAVQFAGGALIVLGVVFVRLDELRTPSAPSHDQEGIRTAFRAEIPS; this is encoded by the coding sequence ATGCAGCAGCGGGCGGGTGGTGCCGGTCTGGCGCTCGCGATCCTGTCGGCCGCGACGTTCGGCACGTCCGGAACGTTCGCGGCGTCGCTGCTCGACGCCGGGTGGAGCCCCGGTGCCGCCGTCACCGCCCGGATCACGGTGGCCGCGCTCGTCCTGACCGTCCCGGCCGTCGTGGCACTGCGCGGTCGGTGGTCACTACTGCTCCGCAGCGCCAAGACGATCGCCGCCTACGGTCTGGTGGCGGTCGCCGGGTGTCAGCTCTTCTACTTCAACGCCGTCGCCCACCTGTCGGTGGGGGTGGCACTGCTGCTCGAATACCTCGGCACGATCGTGGTCGTCGGCTGGCTGTGGATGCGGCACGGACAGCGGCCGCGCCGGCTGACCGTCATCGGCGGAGTGATCGCGATCCTGGGACTGGTGCTGATTCTCGATCTGGCCGGCGCGCACCGCCTCGATCCCATCGGTGTGCTGTGGGGGCTGGGCGCCGCGTTCGGGCTGGCCGTCTACTTCGTGCTGTCCGCCCACGCCGACGAGCCGGCGCCGCCGCTGGTGGTGGCGTGGGGAGGCATGAGCATCGGTGCGGTCGCGCTGATCGTGCTCGGCGCCATCGGCATCCTGCCCATGCGCGCGCCGCTCACCGACGTCACGCTGATTCATCACCGGGTGAGCTGGCTGGTCCCGTTGCTGGGACTTTCGCTGGTCGCCGCGGTCATCGCCTACGTCGCCGGGATCGCGGCCGCACGGCGGCTCGGCGCCAAGCTGGCCTCCTTCGTCGGGCTGACGGAGGTGGTCTGCGCGGTGCTCTTTGCGTGGCTCCTGCTCGGCCAGGTGCCGGCGGCCGTGCAGTTCGCCGGCGGCGCGCTCATCGTCCTGGGTGTCGTCTTCGTGCGGCTCGACGAACTCCGCACCCCGTCCGCCCCCTCCCATGATCAAGAGGGGATTCGTACGGCGTTTCGTGCCGAAATCCCCTCTTGA
- a CDS encoding LLM class flavin-dependent oxidoreductase, with translation MTIALSILDLAPIRDGETAGESLNASVALAQLAEGAGYRRVWYAEHHNMPSIASSATSVLIAHVAANTSSIRLGAGGIMLPNHAPLTIAEQFGTLEALHPGRIDLGLGRAPGSDQNTMFALRRDPTSADRFPDDVLELQGYLTGETRIAGVNATPGRGSNVPLYILGSSLFGARLAAVLGLPYAFASHFAPAALQDAVAIYRQEFRPSAQLDRPHVIAGVNVVAADSTAEAERQFHIAKRARVNALLARGRRVSDEDADLILESPEGQRIQQMMIYSAVGTPTEVADYLDDFAKHADADELIVAHQSPSIETRLRSVELLAQTMN, from the coding sequence ATGACCATCGCGCTGTCCATCCTCGACCTGGCGCCCATCCGGGACGGGGAGACCGCCGGCGAAAGCCTCAACGCCAGTGTGGCGTTGGCGCAACTCGCCGAGGGGGCCGGCTATCGGCGGGTCTGGTACGCCGAGCACCACAACATGCCGAGCATCGCGTCGTCGGCGACCAGCGTCCTCATCGCCCACGTCGCCGCCAATACGAGCAGCATCCGACTGGGCGCGGGCGGGATCATGCTTCCCAATCACGCCCCGCTGACCATCGCCGAGCAATTCGGCACCCTCGAGGCCCTGCACCCGGGCCGCATCGATCTCGGGTTGGGCCGTGCTCCCGGCTCGGACCAGAACACCATGTTCGCGCTGCGGCGTGACCCGACGTCGGCCGATCGGTTCCCCGACGACGTCCTGGAACTGCAGGGCTATCTCACCGGCGAGACCCGGATCGCGGGCGTGAACGCCACGCCCGGCCGCGGCAGCAACGTGCCGCTGTACATCCTCGGCTCGTCGCTGTTCGGTGCGCGGCTGGCCGCCGTACTCGGACTCCCCTATGCGTTCGCCTCCCACTTCGCCCCGGCGGCGCTGCAGGACGCCGTCGCGATCTACCGGCAGGAGTTCCGCCCGTCCGCGCAGCTCGATCGGCCGCATGTCATCGCCGGCGTGAACGTCGTTGCCGCCGACAGCACCGCCGAAGCCGAGCGGCAGTTCCACATCGCCAAACGAGCCCGGGTCAATGCCCTCCTCGCCCGCGGTCGGCGAGTGAGCGACGAGGACGCCGACCTGATCCTCGAATCCCCTGAGGGACAACGCATCCAGCAGATGATGATCTACTCCGCCGTGGGTACGCCGACCGAAGTCGCCGACTACCTCGACGACTTCGCCAAGCACGCCGATGCCGACGAACTCATCGTCGCCCATCAGTCGCCGAGCATCGAAACCCGACTCCGCTCCGTGGAGCTCCTCGCCCAGACGATGAACTAG
- a CDS encoding EamA family transporter, with protein MIRYRDLNRGVVLAWSALVVVYLVWGSTYLAIRVGVRDLPPGIMAGIRYLIAGALLYPVAIRTGDAQTRAVDRPGRKQWLACGVVGLLLLVLGNGGVSVAEQTVPSGLAALLVATVPLWMILFAVPIQHQRIGGRAAMGLLLGLIGVAVLAGGGLQGGPLSGALIVLGASAAWGLGSVLGHRLPLPRRVLVAAAIEMLIGGVILLVAAAVGGEFAHVRWGDVHATSWFALIWLILPGSILAFTAYGYSLAHLPVSTVSTYAYVNPVVAVILGTALLNEAFGPREILGAVLVVASVALTLHHTSKPTDEREQRESPAPLERTSSDG; from the coding sequence ATGATTCGCTACCGAGACCTGAACCGGGGCGTCGTGCTGGCGTGGTCGGCGCTGGTCGTCGTCTATCTGGTGTGGGGGTCGACGTACCTCGCCATCCGCGTCGGCGTCCGCGACCTCCCGCCCGGGATCATGGCCGGAATCCGCTATCTCATCGCGGGTGCGCTGCTCTACCCGGTCGCGATCCGGACCGGTGACGCGCAGACGCGTGCCGTCGACCGACCGGGGCGGAAGCAGTGGCTGGCCTGCGGTGTCGTCGGGCTGCTCCTGCTCGTACTGGGCAACGGCGGTGTCAGCGTGGCGGAACAGACCGTCCCCTCCGGACTCGCCGCGCTCCTCGTCGCAACCGTGCCGCTGTGGATGATCCTGTTCGCGGTGCCGATCCAGCACCAGCGCATCGGCGGGCGGGCAGCGATGGGCCTCCTGCTCGGGCTGATCGGGGTCGCCGTGCTCGCCGGCGGCGGTCTTCAAGGCGGCCCGCTGAGCGGCGCCCTGATCGTGCTCGGCGCCTCCGCCGCCTGGGGCCTCGGCTCGGTGCTCGGCCACCGGCTCCCCCTGCCGCGGCGGGTGCTCGTGGCCGCCGCGATCGAGATGCTCATCGGCGGCGTGATCCTGCTGGTCGCGGCCGCGGTCGGGGGTGAATTCGCCCACGTGCGCTGGGGCGACGTACATGCGACGTCGTGGTTCGCGCTGATCTGGCTGATCCTGCCGGGCTCGATCCTCGCGTTCACCGCATACGGCTACTCACTGGCGCACCTGCCGGTGTCGACCGTTTCCACCTATGCCTACGTCAATCCGGTCGTCGCCGTGATCCTGGGCACCGCACTGCTCAACGAGGCGTTCGGACCCCGGGAGATACTCGGTGCAGTGCTGGTCGTCGCGTCGGTGGCTCTCACCCTGCACCACACGAGCAAACCCACCGACGAACGGGAGCAACGGGAGTCTCCAGCCCCGCTGGAGCGAACGAGCAGCGACGGCTGA
- a CDS encoding CGNR zinc finger domain-containing protein: protein MLFAHDTEVALLAATALVNTAQEPDELPDVAALDEFVETWGWTGTHRRDQRELDAVRALRPRLRRLWDLDEHDAVELVNQLLRQSRALPQLVTHDDWDYHLHATSADAPLAERMAVEAAMALVDVIRQKELSRLQTCAADDCHDVLVDLSKNRSRRFCSTSCANRTNVAAFRARQVGRRT from the coding sequence GTGCTTTTTGCCCATGACACCGAGGTGGCGCTCCTGGCCGCCACGGCGCTGGTGAACACCGCCCAGGAGCCCGACGAGCTCCCGGACGTCGCCGCCCTCGACGAGTTCGTCGAGACCTGGGGGTGGACCGGCACCCACCGTCGGGACCAGCGCGAACTGGACGCGGTGCGCGCCCTGCGGCCACGGCTGCGGCGACTGTGGGACCTCGACGAACACGACGCGGTCGAGCTGGTCAACCAGCTGCTCCGCCAGTCGCGCGCCCTGCCGCAGCTGGTCACCCACGACGACTGGGACTACCACCTGCACGCGACTTCCGCGGACGCCCCGCTCGCCGAGCGGATGGCGGTCGAGGCGGCGATGGCGCTCGTCGACGTCATTCGGCAGAAGGAGTTGAGCCGGCTGCAGACCTGTGCCGCCGACGATTGTCACGACGTCCTGGTCGACCTGTCCAAGAACCGGTCCCGGCGCTTCTGCAGCACGTCGTGCGCCAACCGGACGAATGTGGCGGCCTTCCGCGCGCGTCAGGTCGGCCGCAGGACCTGA